In Phragmites australis chromosome 24, lpPhrAust1.1, whole genome shotgun sequence, the following are encoded in one genomic region:
- the LOC133907296 gene encoding uncharacterized protein LOC133907296, translated as MENRNEDQGAVGWMTVPAFGEWDVKNGAVPDYSMDFSKIREMRKQNKRELSRASLGGDEDLQKAQAQVQPAPAAAADGHRRPLHDDSPTGRKKFLSYFQCCIRA; from the exons ATGGAGAACCGCAACGAG GACCAAGGGGCGGTGGGTTGGATGACGGTGCCGGCGTTCGGGGAGTGGGACGTCAAGAACGGCGCCGTGCCGGACTACTCCATGGACTTCTCCAAGATCCGCGAGATGCGCAAGCAGAACAAGCGCGAGCTCTCCAGGGCCAGCCTCGGCGGTGACGAGGACCTCCAGAAGGCGCAGGCGCAAGTCCAGcctgcccccgccgccgcggccgacgGCCACCGCCGGCCGCTCCACGACGATTCCCCCACG GGAAGGAAGAAGTTCCTGAGCTATTTCCAGTGCTGCATCAGAGCCTAA